In Streptomyces chartreusis, the following proteins share a genomic window:
- the lipB gene encoding lipoyl(octanoyl) transferase LipB translates to MSELRFVRMGFGAEAVEYQQAWDEQRRVHAARFADEISDTVLLLEHPPVYTAGRRTADNERPLDGTPVIDVDRGGKITWHGPGQLVGYPIQKLPRPVDVVAHVRRLEDALIRTCAEFGLETTRVEGRSGVWVLGDPVEQRPALGGLALDFDPRLTDEEFDPRLNGPEYAPSNAGQRREDRKIAAIGIRVAKGVTMHGFALNVNPDNKWFDRIIPCGIRDAGVASLAAELGRDVTIDEVLPVVERHLRDVLENADLKPRLIETATA, encoded by the coding sequence GTGAGTGAGTTGCGGTTCGTCCGCATGGGATTCGGCGCGGAGGCCGTCGAGTACCAGCAGGCGTGGGACGAGCAGCGCCGGGTGCACGCGGCGCGGTTCGCGGACGAGATCTCCGACACGGTCCTGCTGCTCGAACACCCTCCGGTCTACACGGCGGGCCGGCGCACGGCGGACAACGAGCGGCCCCTGGACGGCACGCCGGTCATCGACGTGGACCGCGGCGGCAAGATCACCTGGCACGGCCCGGGCCAGCTGGTCGGCTACCCGATCCAGAAGCTGCCCCGTCCGGTGGACGTCGTGGCGCACGTACGACGCCTGGAGGACGCCCTGATCCGCACGTGCGCGGAGTTCGGCCTGGAGACCACCCGGGTCGAGGGCCGCAGCGGCGTATGGGTGCTGGGCGACCCGGTGGAGCAGCGCCCAGCGCTCGGCGGACTGGCCCTGGACTTCGACCCGCGGCTCACCGACGAGGAGTTCGACCCGCGGCTGAACGGCCCCGAGTACGCGCCCTCCAACGCCGGCCAGCGGCGCGAGGACCGCAAGATCGCGGCGATCGGGATCCGGGTGGCCAAGGGCGTGACCATGCATGGCTTCGCACTGAACGTGAACCCGGACAACAAGTGGTTCGACCGGATCATCCCGTGCGGGATCCGGGACGCGGGGGTCGCCTCGCTCGCCGCCGAGCTGGGCCGGGACGTCACCATCGACGAGGTGCTGCCGGTCGTCGAGCGGCATCTGCGGGACGTACTGGAGAACGCGGACCTGAAGCCGCGGCTGATCGAGACCGCGACCGCCTGA
- a CDS encoding peptidoglycan recognition protein family protein, with protein MLLACVPGLAAVLALLLCAQGVERSVAEEERPVAARPVGAYQAARPEIVPRSAWLGGDARRAQPPPRYDDKVVAVFVHHTDSPNGYDCADTPRIIRYLYAGQTGSRDWDDIGYNFLVDRCGTIYEGRAGGVDRAVTGAHTQGFNHRTAGIAALGTFTAGVPVPKAMTDAIAAIAAWKLGLSETDPRSTVPLTSSNSLSRYSRGTTADLPAIAGHNEGYMTTCPGAALSARLPDIRETAARLQGRH; from the coding sequence GTGTTGCTCGCCTGCGTTCCCGGGCTCGCCGCCGTTCTCGCGCTGCTGCTGTGCGCGCAAGGCGTCGAGCGGAGTGTCGCCGAGGAGGAGCGGCCCGTCGCGGCCCGGCCCGTCGGGGCGTATCAGGCGGCCCGGCCGGAGATCGTGCCCAGGTCCGCCTGGCTGGGCGGCGACGCCCGGCGCGCTCAGCCGCCCCCGCGCTACGACGACAAGGTCGTCGCCGTGTTCGTCCATCACACCGACTCGCCCAACGGCTACGACTGCGCCGACACGCCCCGCATCATCCGCTACCTGTACGCGGGCCAGACCGGCTCCCGCGACTGGGACGACATCGGCTACAACTTCCTCGTCGACCGGTGCGGCACGATCTACGAGGGCCGTGCGGGCGGCGTCGACCGCGCCGTCACCGGCGCCCACACCCAGGGCTTCAACCACCGCACCGCCGGCATCGCCGCCCTCGGCACCTTCACCGCCGGTGTCCCCGTCCCCAAGGCCATGACCGACGCGATCGCCGCGATCGCCGCGTGGAAGCTCGGGCTCTCCGAGACGGACCCCCGGTCGACGGTCCCGCTGACCTCCAGCAACAGCCTCAGCCGCTACTCCAGAGGCACCACGGCCGACCTCCCGGCCATCGCCGGCCACAACGAGGGCTACATGACCACGTGCCCCGGCGCGGCCCTGAGCGCCCGCCTCCCGGACATCAGAGAAACAGCCGCCCGCCTCCAGGGCAGACACTGA
- a CDS encoding MarP family serine protease, giving the protein MDLLDILLLLVILAYAASGYRRGLVAGCVSLAGFVGGAVIGVWILPWMMDLVTPGTTQATVTAVLTVLVPAVAVHELAGRLALRLRRELDRGPLRVADGVGGAVANSVAVLIVAWVAASVLAASSSPLLTSAIRDSRLLGTVQDAMPDTTPAWFSRATSALTEAGFPQVFNPFENESTAEVAKPTGDSVTAAATNAAKLSTVKIEGSSGTQGREGSGFVYSPRHVMTNAHVVAGIDEPSVRVGGVGRSYESRVVLFDPERDVAVLYVPELRAPVLKFDDEAARGDSAVVAGYPEDGDLNLQAATVANRVRATGQNIYNDDTVTREIYSIRSTVRPGNSGGPLLTTDGKVFGVVFARSTSDDETGYVLTAAEVASDARRAANATQAVDTGELVSS; this is encoded by the coding sequence GTGGACCTGCTCGACATCCTGCTGTTGCTGGTGATCCTGGCCTACGCGGCGTCCGGCTACCGCCGCGGCCTGGTCGCCGGCTGCGTCTCGCTCGCCGGTTTCGTCGGCGGCGCGGTGATCGGCGTATGGATCCTGCCGTGGATGATGGACCTGGTCACACCGGGTACGACGCAGGCCACCGTGACCGCGGTGCTCACCGTGCTGGTCCCGGCCGTGGCGGTGCACGAGCTCGCGGGAAGGCTGGCCCTGCGGCTGCGCCGGGAACTGGACCGCGGCCCGCTCAGAGTGGCCGACGGCGTCGGCGGGGCCGTGGCCAACTCGGTGGCCGTACTGATCGTCGCCTGGGTCGCCGCCAGCGTCCTCGCCGCCTCCTCCTCCCCGCTGCTCACCTCGGCGATCCGGGACTCCCGCCTGCTCGGCACCGTCCAGGACGCGATGCCGGACACGACCCCGGCGTGGTTCTCGCGGGCCACCTCCGCCCTCACCGAGGCCGGCTTCCCGCAGGTCTTCAACCCGTTCGAGAACGAGTCGACGGCCGAGGTCGCCAAGCCCACCGGCGACAGCGTCACGGCCGCAGCGACGAACGCCGCCAAGCTCAGCACCGTCAAGATCGAGGGCTCCTCGGGCACCCAGGGCCGCGAGGGCAGCGGCTTCGTGTACTCCCCGCGGCACGTGATGACCAACGCCCACGTGGTGGCCGGCATCGACGAGCCGAGCGTCCGCGTCGGCGGCGTCGGGCGGTCGTACGAGTCACGGGTGGTGCTCTTCGACCCGGAGCGGGACGTGGCCGTGCTGTACGTCCCCGAACTGCGCGCCCCGGTCCTGAAGTTCGACGACGAGGCCGCCCGCGGCGACTCGGCGGTCGTGGCGGGCTATCCGGAGGACGGCGACCTGAACCTCCAGGCGGCGACCGTCGCGAACCGTGTGCGGGCGACGGGCCAGAACATCTACAACGACGACACCGTCACGCGCGAGATCTACTCGATCCGCTCGACCGTCCGCCCCGGCAACTCCGGCGGCCCGCTGCTGACCACCGACGGCAAGGTGTTCGGCGTGGTCTTCGCCCGCTCCACCTCCGACGACGAGACCGGCTACGTCCTGACGGCGGCCGAGGTGGCCTCCGACGCCAGACGCGCGGCGAACGCGACCCAAGCGGTGGACACGGGCGAACTAGTCAGTTCCTGA
- a CDS encoding TIGR01777 family oxidoreductase gives MELSKIAVAGSSGLIGGALVRSLTADGHEVVRLVRRAPRSRDEVRWDPENGSVDTAGLAGCAAVVNLAGANVGSRRWTEEYKATLRSGRVRGTAALAQAIASLRPEERPRVFVNGSAIGYYGETGGRAVDESAPAGEGFLPSLVVDWEAAAAPAQEAGVRTVFPRTGLVVAREGGAWERLFPLFRAGLGGRMGDGRQYWSFVALHDEVAAIRHLLDTDGLSGPFNVTAPQPVTNREVTEAMGRVLRRPTLFAVPAPVLKTVLGEMAGDVLGSQRVLPARLLESGFVFAFPEIEGAIRAAAG, from the coding sequence ATGGAACTTTCAAAAATCGCCGTGGCGGGCTCCTCCGGACTCATCGGCGGGGCACTGGTGCGCTCCTTGACGGCCGACGGCCACGAGGTCGTACGGCTGGTGCGCCGGGCGCCCAGGTCCAGGGACGAGGTGCGCTGGGACCCGGAGAACGGCTCGGTGGACACGGCGGGGCTCGCCGGGTGCGCCGCGGTCGTCAACCTCGCCGGGGCGAACGTGGGCTCGCGGCGCTGGACGGAGGAGTACAAGGCGACGCTGCGGTCCGGCCGGGTGCGGGGCACGGCGGCGCTGGCGCAGGCCATCGCGTCGCTGAGGCCCGAGGAGCGGCCGCGGGTCTTCGTCAACGGCAGCGCGATCGGCTACTACGGCGAGACCGGCGGGCGTGCCGTGGACGAGAGCGCCCCGGCCGGTGAGGGCTTCCTGCCGTCGCTGGTCGTCGACTGGGAGGCCGCGGCGGCCCCGGCCCAGGAGGCGGGCGTACGGACGGTGTTCCCGCGCACGGGGCTGGTGGTGGCCCGCGAGGGCGGAGCCTGGGAGCGGCTGTTCCCGTTGTTCAGGGCGGGGCTCGGCGGACGGATGGGCGACGGGCGGCAGTACTGGTCGTTCGTCGCGCTGCACGACGAGGTGGCCGCGATCCGGCATCTGCTCGACACCGACGGTCTGTCGGGGCCGTTCAACGTGACCGCGCCGCAGCCGGTGACGAACCGTGAGGTCACCGAGGCGATGGGCCGGGTGCTGCGCCGGCCGACCCTGTTCGCGGTCCCCGCGCCGGTACTGAAGACCGTGCTCGGCGAGATGGCGGGGGATGTGCTGGGCAGTCAGCGGGTGCTGCCGGCGCGGCTGCTGGAGTCGGGGTTCGTCTTCGCGTTCCCGGAGATCGAGGGTGCGATCAGGGCGGCCGCCGGGTAG
- a CDS encoding GNAT family N-acetyltransferase gives MPEPHQSPYIRIALPDDEEELSLLDRRTWSHLHAVTPRPQPPYSPFFDERHAPGDHLVAELDRRIVGYVRLGFPTPLASNAHVRQIQGLAVSDEARGHGVGRALIRAVVEEARRRGARRLTLRVLGHNTPARKLYESEGFVVEGVLPEEFFLEGGYVDDVIMGRTL, from the coding sequence ATGCCCGAGCCCCACCAGTCGCCGTACATACGCATCGCCCTGCCGGACGACGAGGAGGAACTCTCCCTCCTCGACCGTCGCACGTGGTCGCATCTGCATGCGGTCACGCCGCGCCCGCAGCCGCCCTACTCGCCGTTCTTCGACGAGCGCCACGCCCCCGGCGACCATCTCGTCGCCGAACTCGACCGCCGCATCGTCGGCTACGTCCGTCTCGGATTCCCCACCCCGCTCGCCTCGAACGCGCATGTGCGCCAGATCCAGGGCCTCGCCGTCTCCGACGAGGCGCGGGGGCACGGCGTCGGGCGGGCGCTGATCCGCGCGGTCGTCGAGGAGGCCCGCCGCAGGGGAGCGCGCCGGCTCACCCTGCGCGTCCTCGGCCACAACACACCGGCCCGCAAGCTGTACGAGTCCGAGGGGTTCGTGGTCGAAGGGGTGCTGCCCGAGGAGTTCTTCCTGGAGGGCGGTTACGTGGACGACGTGATCATGGGGCGGACGCTCTGA
- the glnA gene encoding type I glutamate--ammonia ligase, with translation MFQNADEAKKFIADEDVKFIDVRFCDLPGVMQHFTIPATAFDPAEELAFDGSSIRGFQAIHESDMALRADLSTARVDPFRRDKTVNINFFIHDPITGEQYSRDPRNVAKKAEAYLASTGIADTAYFGPEAEFYVFDSVRFKTAENEAYYHIDSEAGAWNTGALEDNRGYKVRYKGGYFPAPPVDHFADLRAEISLELAASGLQVERQHHEVGTAGQAEINYKFNTLLAAADDLQLFKYIVKNVAWRNGKTATFMPKPIFGDNGSGMHVHQSLWTGGQPLFYDEAGYAGLSDTARYYIGGILKHAPSLLAFTNPTVNSYHRLVPGFEAPINLVYSQRNRSAAMRIPITGSNPKAKRVEFRAPDSSGNPYLAFSALLLAGLDGIKNKIEPAEPIDKDLYELAPEEHAGVAQVPTSLPAVLDRLEADHEFLLQGDVFTPDLIETWIDYKRANEIAPLQLRPHPHEFEMYFDV, from the coding sequence ATGTTCCAGAACGCTGACGAGGCCAAGAAGTTCATCGCGGACGAGGACGTCAAGTTCATTGATGTCCGGTTCTGCGACCTGCCGGGTGTGATGCAGCACTTCACGATCCCGGCCACGGCCTTCGACCCGGCCGAAGAGCTCGCGTTCGACGGCTCCTCGATCCGCGGCTTCCAGGCCATCCACGAGTCCGACATGGCGCTCCGCGCCGACCTGTCCACCGCGCGCGTCGACCCCTTCCGCCGCGACAAGACGGTCAACATCAACTTCTTCATCCACGACCCGATCACGGGCGAGCAGTACTCCCGTGACCCGCGGAACGTGGCGAAGAAGGCGGAGGCCTACCTCGCCTCCACCGGTATCGCCGACACCGCGTACTTCGGCCCCGAGGCCGAGTTCTACGTCTTCGACAGCGTGCGCTTCAAGACCGCCGAGAACGAGGCGTACTACCACATCGACTCCGAGGCGGGTGCCTGGAACACGGGCGCGCTGGAGGACAACCGCGGTTACAAGGTCCGCTACAAGGGTGGTTACTTCCCGGCCCCGCCGGTCGACCACTTCGCCGACCTGCGCGCGGAGATCTCCCTGGAGCTGGCCGCTTCCGGCCTCCAGGTCGAGCGCCAGCACCACGAGGTGGGCACCGCCGGCCAGGCCGAGATCAACTACAAGTTCAACACGCTGCTCGCCGCGGCCGACGACCTCCAGCTCTTCAAGTACATCGTGAAGAACGTCGCCTGGCGCAACGGCAAGACCGCGACCTTCATGCCGAAGCCGATCTTCGGTGACAACGGCTCGGGCATGCACGTCCACCAGTCGCTGTGGACCGGCGGCCAGCCGCTGTTCTACGACGAGGCCGGTTACGCGGGCCTGTCGGACACCGCCCGCTACTACATCGGCGGCATCCTCAAGCACGCTCCGTCGCTGCTCGCCTTCACCAACCCGACGGTGAACTCGTACCACCGTCTGGTGCCGGGCTTCGAGGCGCCGATCAACCTGGTGTACTCGCAGCGCAACCGCTCCGCCGCGATGCGTATCCCGATCACGGGCTCGAACCCGAAGGCCAAGCGCGTCGAGTTCCGTGCGCCCGACTCCTCCGGCAACCCGTACCTGGCGTTCTCGGCCCTGCTGCTCGCGGGCCTGGACGGCATCAAGAACAAGATCGAGCCGGCCGAGCCGATCGACAAGGACCTCTACGAGCTGGCTCCCGAGGAGCACGCGGGCGTCGCCCAGGTCCCGACCTCCCTCCCGGCCGTCCTCGACCGCCTCGAGGCCGACCACGAGTTCCTCCTCCAAGGCGACGTCTTCACGCCGGACCTGATCGAGACGTGGATCGACTACAAGCGCGCGAACGAGATCGCCCCGCTCCAGCTGCGTCCGCACCCGCACGAGTTCGAGATGTACTTCGACGTGTGA
- a CDS encoding RDD family protein, which translates to MDKRQAIGSWLSGPRAAAEDAGVDFGYRGQQLGLPEEGPGSIARPGRRLGALVVDWGLCVLIAYGLITDGYGQATSNWALLLFFVLGVLTVGTVGFTPGKRLFGLRVVALESGTVNPLRALLRTALLCVAIPALIWDRDGRGLHDRLAQTVEVRI; encoded by the coding sequence GTGGACAAGAGGCAAGCAATCGGATCCTGGCTCTCGGGCCCTCGCGCGGCCGCCGAGGACGCCGGTGTCGACTTCGGATACAGGGGTCAGCAGCTCGGCCTCCCGGAGGAGGGGCCGGGCTCCATCGCCCGCCCGGGGCGACGGCTCGGAGCACTCGTCGTGGACTGGGGTCTCTGCGTCTTGATCGCATACGGTCTCATCACCGACGGCTACGGCCAGGCGACCAGCAACTGGGCCCTGCTGCTGTTCTTCGTGCTGGGCGTCCTGACCGTCGGCACCGTCGGCTTCACCCCGGGCAAGCGCCTCTTCGGCCTGCGCGTGGTCGCCCTGGAGAGCGGCACGGTCAACCCGCTGCGCGCCCTGCTGCGCACGGCCCTGCTGTGCGTCGCCATCCCGGCCCTGATCTGGGACCGCGACGGCCGCGGCCTGCACGACCGGCTCGCACAGACCGTGGAAGTCCGCATCTGA
- a CDS encoding NAD(P)/FAD-dependent oxidoreductase, with product MLEPAYQADVVIVGAGVAGLSAAHRLTSAGVTTAVLEAAPYPGGRMSTEKVDGFRLDRIGQLLSTSYPELRLTPGLDALALRPFAPGVLLHSDGRRQRAGAVPSAMGARRARGALHAVRALASAPRTGAARVPGQSSVPRVRAGAPLGSAVDQARLGAALARLASSPVERLLARPELPAGRALAERGVPARTVDGFLRPLLAALLCDPELTTSSRCADLALRAFASGRLCVPEGGAEALPELLARSLPPGTVHTGVRVTSIATTSVTTAEHGEIRCRAVLLATDARTAAELLPGLRVPDFHPVTVVHHTTDEPPTTGASLLLDADRGGPVAHTALISQVDPTRAPAGRALISSTVLGTPPPDIDTAVRMHLSRLYGTSTSRWETLAVHHTPEAVPAMRPPHDLRRPVRLLAGLYVCGDHRDTSTVQGALHSAHRAAAAILADLGSAGSLHRAEPLRAAA from the coding sequence GTGCTTGAGCCCGCGTACCAGGCGGACGTCGTCATCGTGGGAGCCGGGGTCGCCGGACTCTCCGCGGCGCATCGGCTGACCAGCGCAGGAGTAACGACCGCAGTCCTGGAGGCCGCCCCTTACCCGGGCGGCCGCATGTCGACCGAGAAGGTCGACGGGTTCCGACTCGACCGGATCGGGCAACTCCTGTCGACGTCGTATCCCGAACTACGCCTGACACCCGGCCTCGACGCGCTCGCGCTGCGCCCGTTCGCCCCCGGCGTGCTGCTGCACAGCGACGGACGCCGGCAGCGCGCGGGCGCGGTACCGAGCGCGATGGGCGCAAGGCGCGCGAGGGGCGCACTGCACGCGGTGCGCGCCCTGGCAAGCGCCCCTCGGACGGGGGCCGCACGGGTCCCGGGGCAGTCCTCGGTCCCGAGGGTGCGCGCGGGCGCCCCGCTGGGCAGCGCCGTCGACCAGGCCCGGCTCGGTGCCGCGCTGGCCCGGCTGGCCTCCTCGCCCGTCGAACGGCTGCTGGCCCGGCCCGAGTTGCCGGCCGGCCGGGCACTCGCGGAGCGGGGGGTTCCGGCACGGACGGTCGACGGTTTCCTGCGGCCGCTGCTGGCCGCCCTGCTGTGCGACCCCGAGCTGACCACGTCCAGCCGGTGCGCGGACCTCGCGCTGCGCGCCTTCGCGAGCGGACGGCTGTGCGTGCCCGAGGGCGGCGCCGAGGCACTGCCGGAACTGCTGGCGCGCTCACTGCCGCCGGGCACGGTGCACACCGGGGTGCGGGTGACGTCGATCGCCACGACGTCCGTGACCACCGCCGAGCACGGCGAGATACGGTGCCGGGCCGTGCTGCTGGCGACGGACGCACGGACCGCCGCCGAGCTGCTGCCGGGCCTGCGCGTACCCGACTTCCACCCGGTCACCGTCGTCCACCACACGACCGACGAGCCGCCGACGACCGGCGCGTCCCTGCTCCTGGACGCCGACCGGGGCGGACCGGTCGCGCACACGGCACTGATCAGTCAGGTCGACCCGACCCGCGCACCGGCGGGCCGGGCCCTGATCTCCTCGACGGTCCTCGGCACCCCGCCGCCCGACATCGACACGGCCGTACGGATGCACCTCTCCCGGCTCTACGGCACCTCCACGTCCCGCTGGGAGACGCTCGCCGTGCACCACACCCCGGAGGCGGTCCCGGCGATGCGCCCACCGCACGACCTGCGCCGCCCGGTGCGCCTCCTGGCGGGCCTGTACGTCTGCGGTGACCACCGCGACACCAGCACGGTCCAGGGCGCCCTCCACTCGGCCCACAGGGCGGCGGCGGCCATCCTGGCGGACCTGGGATCGGCGGGCTCACTGCACCGCGCGGAACCGTTACGGGCAGCTGCATAG
- the lipA gene encoding lipoyl synthase — MSAVSPDGRKMLRLEVRNSQTPIERKPEWIKTRAKMGPEYTKMQSLVKSEGLHTVCQEAGCPNIYECWEDREATFLIGGDQCTRRCDFCQIDTGKPEALDRDEPRRVGESVVTMDLNYATITGVARDDLEDGGAWLYAETVRQIHAQTAGREGGHTKVELLAPDFNAVPEQLAEVFSSRPEVFAHNVETVPRIFKRIRPGFRYERSLKVITEARDYGLVTKSNLILGMGETREEVSEALKQLHEAGCELVTITQYLRPSVRHHPVERWVKPHEFVELKDEAEQIGFSGVMSGPLVRSSYRAGRLYQMAVEKRGAYVASQAV, encoded by the coding sequence GTGTCCGCAGTCTCACCGGACGGACGCAAGATGCTGCGCCTGGAGGTCCGCAACAGCCAGACCCCCATCGAGCGCAAGCCCGAGTGGATCAAGACCCGGGCGAAAATGGGTCCCGAGTACACGAAGATGCAGAGCCTCGTGAAGAGCGAGGGCCTGCACACGGTCTGCCAGGAAGCCGGCTGTCCCAACATCTACGAGTGCTGGGAGGACCGCGAGGCGACCTTCCTCATCGGTGGCGACCAGTGCACCCGGCGCTGCGACTTCTGCCAGATCGACACCGGCAAGCCCGAGGCGCTCGACCGTGACGAGCCGCGCCGCGTCGGCGAGTCCGTGGTCACCATGGACCTGAACTACGCCACCATCACCGGCGTCGCCCGCGACGACCTGGAGGACGGCGGCGCCTGGCTGTACGCCGAGACCGTGCGCCAGATCCACGCGCAGACGGCCGGCCGCGAGGGCGGGCACACCAAGGTCGAACTCCTCGCCCCCGACTTCAACGCGGTCCCCGAGCAGCTGGCCGAGGTCTTCTCCTCCCGCCCCGAGGTCTTCGCGCACAACGTCGAGACGGTGCCGCGGATCTTCAAGCGGATCCGCCCCGGCTTCCGCTACGAGCGCTCCCTGAAGGTCATCACCGAGGCCCGCGACTACGGCCTGGTCACCAAGTCCAACCTGATCCTCGGCATGGGCGAGACCCGCGAGGAGGTCAGCGAGGCGCTGAAGCAGCTGCACGAGGCCGGCTGCGAGCTCGTGACCATCACGCAGTACCTGCGCCCGAGCGTGCGCCACCACCCCGTGGAGCGCTGGGTCAAGCCGCACGAGTTCGTGGAGCTGAAGGACGAGGCCGAGCAGATCGGCTTCTCCGGTGTGATGTCCGGCCCGCTGGTGCGGTCCTCCTACCGTGCCGGGCGGCTGTACCAGATGGCCGTCGAGAAGCGTGGCGCGTACGTGGCCTCGCAGGCCGTCTGA
- a CDS encoding regulator: MTERPAQRTPNRQLAALIAEAGFSNAGLARRVDQLGLEHGLDLRYDKTSVTRWLRGQQPRGTTPALIAEVFTRRLGRRLSAQDLGLDACAPVYAGLEFAATPEEAVDIVSGLWRKDSGSHAELRKIAFTPAGLVVPSRDWLIGRADDKVARGEPIARIPAQGRPVASPKFPAPLEPGGTPSRQRPQAERGPGQKVTGGDIAALRSVGELFRSLDDMYGGGHARQALVRYLEHECEPMLRGTYGEQTGRRLFAAAADLTRLAGWTSYDIAAHGLAQRYFVQALRLAQAAGDRPYGSYVLVTMSRQAVYLGHGREAVQLARVAQQGVGTSAPPVVQALLHACEARGHGVLGEVRACTASLVRAERSLEGARPGDDVPYWARFFDEAQLADEFGHCHRDLQQFRAAAQHAERSLQLRAPAYARSRLFSRVVLASARLGLGELDQACALGAEAAGAASEMRSVRAVEYVRDFERRLEPYRDAAPVRGYRDKVAALG; encoded by the coding sequence ATGACGGAACGACCCGCGCAGCGCACTCCCAACCGCCAGCTCGCCGCGCTCATCGCAGAAGCGGGATTCTCCAACGCGGGTCTCGCCCGTCGGGTGGACCAGCTCGGGCTCGAACACGGGCTTGATCTGAGATACGACAAGACATCGGTCACCCGCTGGCTGCGCGGGCAGCAGCCGCGCGGCACGACCCCGGCCCTGATCGCCGAGGTCTTCACCCGGCGCCTCGGCCGCCGGCTCAGCGCCCAGGACCTGGGCCTCGACGCCTGCGCGCCCGTGTACGCGGGCCTGGAGTTCGCCGCGACCCCCGAGGAGGCCGTCGACATCGTCAGCGGCCTGTGGCGCAAGGACTCCGGCAGCCACGCCGAACTGCGCAAGATCGCCTTCACCCCGGCCGGACTCGTCGTGCCCAGCCGGGACTGGCTGATCGGCCGCGCCGACGACAAGGTCGCCCGCGGCGAGCCGATCGCCCGCATCCCGGCCCAGGGCCGTCCCGTCGCCTCCCCGAAGTTCCCGGCCCCGCTCGAACCCGGCGGAACCCCGTCCCGCCAGCGCCCCCAGGCCGAGCGCGGTCCCGGGCAGAAGGTCACCGGTGGTGACATCGCCGCCCTGCGTTCGGTCGGCGAGCTGTTCCGCTCCCTGGACGACATGTACGGCGGCGGCCACGCCCGGCAGGCGCTCGTGCGCTACCTGGAGCACGAGTGCGAGCCGATGCTGCGCGGCACCTACGGCGAGCAGACCGGCCGGCGCCTCTTCGCGGCCGCCGCCGACCTGACCCGGCTCGCGGGCTGGACGTCGTACGACATCGCCGCGCACGGACTCGCGCAGCGCTACTTCGTGCAGGCGCTGCGGCTCGCCCAGGCCGCCGGGGACCGGCCCTACGGCTCCTACGTCCTCGTCACGATGAGCCGCCAGGCGGTCTACCTCGGGCACGGCCGGGAGGCCGTCCAGCTGGCGCGGGTGGCCCAGCAGGGCGTGGGCACGAGCGCGCCGCCGGTCGTCCAGGCCCTGCTGCACGCGTGCGAGGCGCGCGGGCACGGCGTACTCGGCGAGGTGCGTGCCTGCACGGCCTCGCTGGTCCGGGCGGAGCGCTCCCTGGAAGGGGCCAGGCCCGGCGACGACGTCCCGTACTGGGCCCGCTTCTTCGACGAGGCCCAGCTCGCCGACGAGTTCGGGCACTGCCACCGGGACCTGCAGCAGTTCCGCGCGGCGGCCCAGCACGCCGAGCGCTCCCTGCAACTGCGCGCCCCCGCCTACGCCCGCAGCCGGCTGTTCAGCCGGGTCGTCCTCGCCTCCGCCCGGCTCGGACTCGGCGAGCTGGACCAGGCCTGCGCGCTGGGTGCGGAGGCGGCGGGCGCCGCCTCCGAGATGCGGTCGGTGCGGGCGGTCGAGTACGTCCGGGACTTCGAGCGGAGGCTGGAGCCGTATCGGGATGCTGCGCCGGTGCGGGGGTATCGCGACAAGGTCGCTGCGCTGGGGTAG
- a CDS encoding DUF4191 domain-containing protein, which translates to MARKDTAADAANPGRLKQIALTYKMTRKADKKIGLVLAAVGIVTFGVFLAIGFLIGHPIYLGILGLLLAFLATAIVFGRRAERAAFGQMEGQPGAAAAVLDDIGRGWSTTPAVAMNRSQDVVHRAVGKAGIVLVAEGNPNRVKTLLAAEKRKMNRIVADVPVHDIIVGTGEGQVELKKVRTTMLKLPRVLTGPQVTATNDRLKAMGDLMSNMPLPKGPMPKGMKLPKGGPKAR; encoded by the coding sequence ATGGCGAGGAAGGACACGGCAGCGGACGCTGCGAACCCCGGGCGACTCAAGCAGATCGCTCTGACCTACAAGATGACCCGCAAGGCCGACAAGAAGATCGGTCTTGTACTCGCGGCTGTCGGAATCGTCACCTTCGGTGTCTTCCTCGCGATCGGTTTCTTGATCGGTCACCCCATCTATCTCGGCATCCTGGGCCTGCTGCTCGCCTTCCTCGCGACGGCGATCGTGTTCGGGCGCCGGGCCGAGCGGGCCGCATTCGGCCAGATGGAAGGCCAGCCGGGCGCAGCAGCGGCCGTACTGGACGACATCGGCCGGGGCTGGTCGACGACCCCCGCGGTGGCGATGAACCGCAGCCAGGACGTGGTCCACCGGGCCGTCGGCAAGGCCGGCATCGTCCTGGTCGCCGAGGGCAACCCGAACCGGGTGAAGACCCTGCTGGCCGCCGAGAAGAGGAAGATGAACCGCATCGTCGCGGACGTGCCGGTGCACGACATCATCGTCGGCACGGGCGAGGGCCAGGTCGAGCTGAAGAAGGTGCGGACCACCATGCTGAAGCTGCCGCGCGTGCTCACCGGCCCCCAGGTGACCGCCACCAACGACCGGCTCAAGGCCATGGGCGACCTGATGAGCAACATGCCGTTGCCGAAGGGCCCGATGCCCAAGGGCATGAAGCTGCCGAAGGGCGGGCCGAAGGCTCGCTGA